In one window of Dissulfurirhabdus thermomarina DNA:
- the phnD gene encoding phosphate/phosphite/phosphonate ABC transporter substrate-binding protein, with protein sequence MAVAAMLSPEGNLQAYRDLLQYLGQRMGRPVELVQRRTYLEVNKLVTDGRVDLAFVCTGAYCQAAGEHRMELLVVPQVGSKVTYRALIIVPAASGAKAFRDLEGRVFAFTDPLSNTGYRYPRRVLAEMGRRPGPFFGRTLFTYSHDRSIRAVAEGLADGAAVDEIVFERLAKAEPALAERVRVILRSEEFGIPPVVVPASLPDVEKSRLRRLLLALQDDPEGRKALKALGVDRFVEVDPALYRVPCQEPREERCER encoded by the coding sequence ATGGCGGTCGCCGCCATGTTGTCCCCGGAGGGGAATCTCCAGGCCTACCGGGACCTGCTCCAGTACCTCGGGCAGCGGATGGGCCGCCCGGTGGAACTGGTCCAGCGGCGGACCTACCTCGAGGTGAACAAGCTCGTCACCGACGGGCGCGTCGACCTGGCCTTCGTCTGTACCGGGGCCTATTGCCAGGCGGCGGGGGAACACCGCATGGAACTGCTCGTGGTGCCCCAGGTGGGGAGCAAGGTGACCTACCGGGCCCTCATCATCGTTCCCGCCGCCTCCGGGGCCAAGGCCTTCCGGGACCTCGAGGGCCGGGTCTTCGCGTTCACGGATCCGCTCTCCAACACGGGCTACCGATATCCCCGGCGGGTCCTGGCCGAGATGGGGCGGCGGCCCGGGCCGTTTTTCGGCAGGACCCTCTTCACCTACAGCCACGACCGCTCCATCCGGGCGGTGGCGGAGGGCTTGGCCGACGGCGCCGCCGTGGACGAGATCGTCTTCGAGCGGCTGGCCAAGGCGGAGCCGGCCCTGGCGGAGCGTGTCCGCGTCATTCTCCGGTCCGAGGAGTTCGGCATCCCGCCGGTGGTGGTGCCGGCCTCCCTTCCGGATGTGGAAAAGTCGCGGCTTCGCCGGCTCCTGCTCGCTCTCCAAGACGACCCGGAGGGACGGAAGGCCCTTAAGGCCCTCGGCGTGGACCGGTTCGTGGAAGTGGATCCCGCGCTCTACCGCGTGCCGTGCCAGGAGCCCCGGGAGGAGCGGTGCGAGCGCTGA
- a CDS encoding molybdopterin-containing oxidoreductase family protein: MKRREFLKFSTASCMALAAMELGGGKAFFRPAKAMASGELPGSLGAKEVYSVCEMCFWRCPIVAKVKGGKLVKIEGNPKSPANGKRVCARGNSGVQLLYDPDRVKYPMKRTGARGEGKWARISWDEALDEVAYNMKKVRKKYGPHALAYFDHGASAEFMRGLFMHMGTENYSNEPAFFQCVGPVAEAFISSMGYLVSGTRQYTDMGHAKAILLVGSHIGENVHVSHVREYIQGLANGAKLVVVDPRFSAPANKADVWLPIRPGTDTALLLAWINYVIQHKLYDKDFVANHCEGFEAVKEGVKDYTLEWAARICDLKVADMEAAIRMLAKAAPNVTIHPGRHSTWYGRGDVQRHRALAILNGLLGAVAVPGGLYLPTPVKTGKSECPECEAEVEEPDTSLKDDFPYAGNFPGNPTAKIIEATLTGEPYPIKLWGVNGVNILQTIPNPYDTMEAIKKLDFIFTESMMADEAAMWADIVLPGATYLERYDSLHTYDGITPYLAVRQPAVEPLFESKSSYWIARELAKRLGVDCYPCEHEVEYIEEELKGAGLTLEKLNRMGGIVSYKANPYRSRKELKLPTESGKVNLAVAHYEDDDFDPVPKFEPTPAPPKGYARLIYGRVPVHTFSRTMNNLWLHNEWPENHAWVNDEVAAKLGIADGDTIVLENQDGKRSLEVKAKVTPGIRPDAIYLPHGFGSRSKRLTRAYGKGASDQFLITHYENCPFTGASSHRTSFVRIVKGGKALDIPELRPLPREIPRFKKSA; encoded by the coding sequence ATGAAGAGAAGAGAGTTCCTTAAGTTTTCGACGGCGAGCTGCATGGCGCTGGCCGCCATGGAGCTGGGCGGAGGAAAGGCTTTCTTCAGGCCCGCCAAGGCCATGGCCTCCGGGGAGCTGCCCGGCAGCCTCGGAGCCAAGGAGGTCTACTCCGTCTGCGAGATGTGTTTCTGGCGGTGCCCCATCGTGGCCAAGGTGAAGGGCGGCAAGCTGGTCAAGATCGAGGGCAACCCCAAGAGCCCGGCCAACGGCAAGCGGGTCTGCGCCCGGGGCAACTCCGGCGTCCAGCTCCTCTACGACCCGGATCGGGTGAAGTACCCCATGAAGCGGACGGGCGCCCGGGGCGAGGGCAAGTGGGCCCGGATCTCCTGGGACGAGGCCCTGGACGAGGTGGCCTACAACATGAAGAAGGTGCGGAAGAAGTACGGCCCGCACGCCCTGGCCTACTTCGACCACGGGGCTTCCGCCGAGTTCATGCGCGGCCTCTTCATGCACATGGGCACCGAGAACTACTCCAACGAGCCCGCCTTCTTCCAGTGCGTCGGGCCCGTGGCCGAGGCCTTCATCTCCTCCATGGGGTACCTGGTCTCCGGCACCCGGCAGTACACGGACATGGGGCACGCCAAGGCCATCCTCCTGGTGGGGAGCCACATCGGCGAGAACGTCCACGTCTCCCACGTGCGGGAGTACATCCAGGGGCTGGCCAACGGCGCCAAGCTCGTGGTGGTGGACCCGCGCTTTTCGGCCCCGGCCAACAAGGCCGACGTCTGGCTGCCCATCCGGCCCGGCACGGACACCGCGCTGCTGCTTGCCTGGATCAACTACGTCATCCAGCACAAGCTCTACGACAAGGACTTCGTGGCCAACCACTGCGAGGGCTTCGAGGCGGTGAAGGAGGGTGTCAAGGACTACACCCTCGAATGGGCCGCCCGTATCTGCGACCTCAAGGTGGCCGACATGGAGGCCGCCATCCGGATGCTCGCCAAGGCGGCGCCCAACGTCACCATCCACCCGGGCCGGCACTCCACCTGGTACGGGCGGGGTGACGTCCAGCGCCACCGGGCCCTGGCCATCTTGAACGGGCTCCTCGGGGCCGTGGCCGTGCCGGGCGGGCTGTATCTGCCCACCCCGGTGAAGACCGGAAAGAGCGAGTGCCCCGAGTGCGAGGCCGAGGTGGAGGAGCCGGACACCTCGCTCAAGGACGACTTCCCCTACGCCGGGAACTTCCCCGGCAACCCCACGGCCAAGATCATCGAGGCCACCCTCACCGGTGAGCCCTATCCCATCAAGCTCTGGGGCGTCAACGGGGTGAACATCCTCCAGACCATCCCGAACCCCTACGACACCATGGAGGCCATCAAGAAACTGGACTTCATCTTCACCGAGTCCATGATGGCCGACGAGGCGGCCATGTGGGCCGACATCGTGCTGCCCGGGGCGACCTACCTCGAGCGCTACGACAGCCTCCATACCTACGACGGCATCACCCCGTACCTCGCCGTCCGCCAGCCCGCGGTGGAGCCGCTCTTCGAGTCGAAGTCCAGCTACTGGATCGCCCGCGAGCTCGCCAAGCGGCTCGGCGTCGACTGCTACCCCTGCGAGCACGAGGTGGAGTACATCGAGGAGGAGCTCAAGGGGGCGGGGCTCACCCTGGAGAAGCTCAACCGGATGGGCGGCATCGTGAGCTACAAGGCCAATCCCTACCGGAGCCGCAAGGAGCTCAAGCTCCCCACCGAGAGCGGCAAGGTGAACCTCGCGGTCGCGCACTACGAAGACGACGACTTCGACCCGGTGCCGAAGTTCGAGCCGACCCCGGCGCCCCCCAAGGGCTACGCCCGGCTCATCTACGGCCGCGTCCCGGTCCACACCTTCAGCCGGACCATGAACAACCTCTGGCTCCACAACGAGTGGCCCGAGAACCACGCCTGGGTGAACGACGAGGTGGCGGCCAAGCTCGGCATCGCCGACGGCGACACCATCGTGCTCGAAAACCAGGACGGGAAGCGCTCCCTGGAGGTCAAGGCCAAGGTGACCCCGGGCATCCGGCCCGACGCCATCTACCTGCCGCACGGGTTCGGCAGCCGCTCCAAGCGCCTCACCCGGGCCTACGGCAAGGGCGCCAGCGACCAGTTCCTCATCACCCACTACGAGAACTGCCCGTTCACCGGGGCCTCGAGCCACCGGACGAGCTTCGTGCGGATCGTCAAGGGGGGCAAGGCGCTCGACATCCCCGAGCTCCGGCCGCTGCCCCGGGAGATCCCCCGCTTCAAGAAGAGCGCGTAA
- a CDS encoding class I SAM-dependent methyltransferase produces MERVPEPELMAGEDQARAYAEADFEEPHRRVLEVFHGCFPGLSVRGPVLDLGCGPGDITRRFAEAFPGCEVHGVDGSPAMLRQARRLLAVSPARHRVRLVLGVLPDAPLARSAYDLVVSNSLLHHLADPGVLWRAARAFGRPGAAVFVMDLRRPDSPAEAAALVDRYAGGEPEILRRDFFRSLLAAYRPGEVRRQLEAAGLHHFEVQAVGDRHLAAWGRLLPGG; encoded by the coding sequence ATGGAACGTGTCCCGGAGCCCGAGCTCATGGCCGGCGAGGACCAGGCCCGTGCCTACGCCGAGGCCGACTTCGAGGAGCCGCACCGCCGGGTGCTCGAGGTCTTCCACGGCTGCTTTCCGGGCCTTTCCGTCCGGGGGCCCGTGCTGGACCTCGGCTGCGGGCCCGGGGACATCACCCGGCGGTTCGCCGAGGCGTTCCCCGGCTGCGAGGTGCACGGGGTGGACGGCTCGCCGGCCATGCTGCGCCAGGCCCGGCGCCTGCTGGCGGTATCGCCCGCCCGGCACCGCGTCCGCCTGGTCCTGGGCGTCCTCCCGGACGCGCCGCTGGCCCGATCGGCCTACGATCTCGTGGTCTCGAACAGTCTCCTCCACCACCTGGCGGACCCGGGGGTCCTCTGGCGGGCCGCCCGGGCCTTCGGGCGCCCGGGGGCCGCGGTCTTCGTCATGGATCTGCGGCGGCCGGACAGCCCGGCCGAGGCGGCGGCCCTGGTGGACCGCTACGCCGGCGGGGAGCCGGAGATCCTCCGCCGGGACTTCTTCCGGTCGCTCTTGGCGGCCTACCGGCCCGGCGAGGTCCGCCGTCAGCTCGAGGCCGCGGGGCTCCATCACTTCGAGGTGCAGGCCGTGGGCGACCGGCACCTGGCGGCCTGGGGACGGCTCCTGCCGGGCGGGTGA
- a CDS encoding TorD/DmsD family molecular chaperone: MSSSDRDLFLFLGRAFQYPDAQVALHGAWTLKKLARDLGLDLPDVPEISLEELQTEYTRLFINSPEGAAAPPYASIYRHRAGFLYQEGHDEALSYYREMGFEPVEGPEPGDHIGFELAFVGLLLEEGRLDLLERFLGGHLLKWYPELAARLLAARPHPFYAALAQVTDACLNRLLEEVVHEEKRVP, encoded by the coding sequence ATGAGTTCATCCGATCGAGATCTCTTCTTGTTCCTGGGGCGGGCCTTCCAGTATCCCGACGCGCAGGTCGCCCTGCACGGTGCCTGGACCCTCAAGAAGCTCGCCCGCGACCTCGGGCTCGATCTCCCCGACGTCCCCGAGATCTCCCTCGAAGAACTCCAGACCGAGTACACCCGCCTGTTCATCAACTCGCCCGAGGGGGCCGCGGCGCCGCCCTACGCCTCCATCTACCGCCACCGGGCGGGTTTTCTCTACCAGGAAGGGCACGACGAGGCCCTTTCTTATTACCGGGAAATGGGGTTCGAGCCCGTGGAGGGGCCCGAGCCCGGGGATCACATCGGCTTTGAACTGGCCTTCGTGGGGCTCTTGCTGGAAGAGGGCCGGCTGGATCTCTTGGAGCGTTTCCTGGGCGGCCACCTGCTCAAGTGGTATCCGGAGCTGGCCGCCCGGCTCCTCGCGGCCCGGCCGCATCCCTTCTACGCGGCCCTGGCGCAGGTCACCGACGCCTGTCTGAACAGACTGTTGGAGGAGGTTGTGCATGAAGAGAAGAGAGTTCCTTAA
- the trmFO gene encoding methylenetetrahydrofolate--tRNA-(uracil(54)-C(5))-methyltransferase (FADH(2)-oxidizing) TrmFO gives MDRAAESPDTFDLTVIGGGLAGSEAAWQAAEAGCRVRLVEMKPRRFSPAHKSPFLGELVCSNSLRSDAPDSAVGLLKEELRRAGSLVMAAADRTRVPAGKALAVDRNRFAAEITAALEAHPRVEIVRDEATALPDTGWVIVATGPLTSDALAAELRARIGTGYLHFYDAIAPIVLGESLDRTVVFAASRYQEGGGDYLNCPMDEAAYRRFVEALLAAEKVPLRDFERAAYFEGCLPIEVMAERGPETLRFGPMKPVGLVDPRTGRTPHAVVQLRREDLEGTLWNMVGFQTKLKWHEQERVFRMIPGLERAEFVRLGSIHRNTFVCAPRVLTPALRLRADPRIFLAGQLSGVEGYVESTAMGLLAGRNAARLARGLPGLVPPPTTAHGALIRHLTEADPDHFQPMNVNFGLFAPLGRRLPKRQRGAAYAERAIRDWAAFLARS, from the coding sequence ATGGACCGAGCCGCCGAATCGCCCGACACCTTCGACCTCACCGTGATCGGCGGGGGCCTGGCCGGTTCCGAGGCCGCCTGGCAGGCCGCCGAGGCCGGCTGCCGGGTCCGCCTCGTGGAGATGAAGCCCCGCCGGTTCTCCCCCGCGCACAAGTCGCCGTTCCTCGGCGAACTCGTCTGCAGCAACTCGCTCCGGTCCGACGCCCCGGACTCGGCCGTGGGCCTCCTCAAGGAGGAACTCCGGCGGGCGGGGTCCCTGGTCATGGCCGCCGCCGACCGGACCCGGGTCCCCGCCGGGAAGGCCCTGGCCGTGGATAGAAACCGCTTCGCCGCCGAGATCACCGCCGCCCTGGAGGCCCACCCCCGGGTGGAGATCGTCCGGGACGAGGCCACCGCCCTGCCGGACACGGGCTGGGTCATCGTGGCCACCGGCCCCCTCACCTCGGACGCCCTGGCAGCCGAGCTCCGGGCCCGCATCGGCACCGGGTACCTCCATTTCTACGACGCCATCGCCCCCATCGTGCTGGGCGAGTCCCTGGACCGCACCGTGGTCTTCGCCGCCTCCCGCTACCAGGAGGGGGGAGGCGACTACCTCAACTGCCCCATGGACGAGGCCGCCTACCGGCGCTTCGTGGAGGCCCTGCTGGCGGCGGAGAAGGTCCCCCTGCGCGACTTCGAGCGCGCGGCCTACTTCGAGGGCTGCCTCCCCATCGAGGTCATGGCGGAACGGGGCCCCGAGACCCTGCGCTTCGGCCCCATGAAGCCCGTGGGCCTCGTGGACCCCCGGACCGGCCGGACGCCCCACGCCGTGGTGCAGCTCCGGCGGGAAGACCTCGAGGGCACCCTCTGGAACATGGTGGGCTTTCAGACCAAGCTCAAGTGGCACGAGCAGGAACGGGTCTTCCGGATGATCCCCGGCCTGGAGCGGGCCGAGTTCGTCCGCCTGGGCAGCATCCACCGCAACACCTTCGTCTGCGCGCCCCGGGTCCTCACCCCCGCGCTCCGGCTCCGGGCGGACCCCCGGATCTTCCTCGCGGGCCAGCTGAGCGGCGTGGAGGGCTACGTGGAGTCCACCGCCATGGGGCTGCTGGCCGGGCGGAACGCGGCCCGTCTCGCCCGCGGCCTCCCCGGCCTCGTCCCCCCGCCCACCACCGCCCACGGCGCCCTGATCCGCCACCTCACCGAGGCGGACCCGGACCACTTCCAGCCCATGAACGTCAACTTCGGCCTCTTCGCGCCCCTCGGCCGGCGCCTCCCGAAGCGGCAGCGGGGCGCGGCCTACGCCGAGCGGGCCATCCGGGACTGGGCGGCCTTCCTGGCGAGGTCGTGA
- a CDS encoding FlgO family outer membrane protein, protein MNRNLRAIPALLAAAALCGAPAACSARHPADTVAAQPAPPAAAPAPGVRAAPAPPPDPARDFNRRIHELAAELLQNLDHGANPENPIVVATFVDLNRLYRTTPFGRYVAEQLMGELQRAGFRVLEVRKTASIIVSEDHGEYGLSRDVREIARKASARHVLVGTYVARGGHILLNARLVSNDDSVVVSSAAAALQRDTFLDRMLWPASDPKEQPPVSMPVKGYGESPSVRILTGP, encoded by the coding sequence ATGAACCGGAACCTGCGAGCGATACCGGCCCTCCTCGCGGCGGCCGCCCTCTGCGGCGCCCCCGCCGCCTGCAGCGCCCGTCATCCCGCCGACACTGTGGCGGCCCAACCCGCCCCGCCGGCCGCCGCCCCGGCGCCCGGGGTCCGGGCGGCGCCCGCCCCGCCGCCCGACCCCGCCCGCGACTTCAACCGCCGCATCCACGAGCTGGCGGCGGAACTCCTCCAGAACCTGGACCACGGCGCCAACCCCGAAAACCCCATCGTGGTGGCCACCTTCGTGGACCTCAACCGCCTCTACCGCACCACCCCCTTCGGGCGCTACGTGGCCGAGCAGCTCATGGGCGAGCTCCAGCGGGCCGGGTTCCGGGTGCTCGAGGTCCGAAAGACCGCCTCCATCATCGTCTCCGAGGACCACGGCGAGTACGGTCTCTCGCGGGACGTCCGGGAGATCGCCCGAAAGGCCTCGGCCCGCCATGTTCTGGTGGGCACCTACGTGGCCCGGGGCGGCCACATCCTCCTCAACGCCCGGCTCGTCTCCAACGACGACAGCGTGGTGGTCTCCTCTGCGGCCGCCGCCCTCCAGCGCGACACCTTCCTCGACCGGATGCTCTGGCCCGCCTCGGACCCCAAGGAGCAGCCGCCGGTCAGCATGCCCGTGAAGGGCTACGGGGAGAGCCCCAGTGTGCGCATCCTCACCGGTCCCTGA
- a CDS encoding MOSC domain-containing protein: MMDNTSGGGRVVSIAWSERKGERKTRVERAVLVAGHGLEGDAHAGPWHRQVSLLAAEGISRARERGLDVHFGDFAENVATEGIDWPAVAVGTRVRIGAEVEIEITQIGKRCHTRCAIYHMAGDCIMPREGVFGRVLRGGEIRVGDAVRLLSGEAGE, translated from the coding sequence ATGATGGACAACACAAGTGGCGGGGGCCGCGTGGTCTCCATCGCCTGGAGCGAGCGGAAGGGGGAACGCAAGACGCGGGTCGAGCGGGCCGTCCTGGTGGCCGGTCACGGCCTCGAGGGCGACGCCCACGCCGGGCCCTGGCACCGGCAGGTGAGCTTGCTTGCCGCCGAGGGGATCTCGCGCGCCCGGGAAAGGGGGCTCGACGTCCACTTCGGGGACTTCGCGGAGAACGTCGCCACCGAGGGGATCGACTGGCCCGCCGTTGCCGTGGGGACCCGGGTCCGCATCGGCGCCGAGGTCGAGATCGAGATCACCCAGATCGGGAAGCGCTGCCATACCCGCTGCGCCATCTACCACATGGCCGGCGACTGCATCATGCCCCGGGAAGGGGTCTTCGGCCGGGTGCTCCGGGGCGGCGAGATCCGGGTCGGCGACGCGGTCCGGCTGCTTTCCGGGGAGGCGGGCGAATGA
- a CDS encoding YkgJ family cysteine cluster protein — translation MGAEPARLPCQLCPEPCCPAVKRLPYAGETHPVLFGRLLLGAFPDVEAPGPWPVPRRPFVVEWVVPGEAGACPAFTSEGLCGVHPVRPAACRRFPRTRFGLFHPRCPLGAAVRGEAVAEPRFLHRQAALDAHLLNLSAREGAGAMAAFLGEAAPDRMPLLYNGYWLAAVLLAGVDLQAALAGQEAVLEAYREAGFAELTFLVPDTDFEAGGPVDGCLANLRWLRLRVEEGLAAALRERLRAIGAAPGGAAEAAT, via the coding sequence ATGGGCGCTGAGCCGGCCCGTCTTCCCTGCCAGCTCTGCCCGGAGCCTTGCTGCCCGGCGGTGAAGCGGCTCCCCTACGCGGGCGAGACGCACCCGGTCCTCTTCGGCCGGCTGCTGCTCGGCGCCTTCCCGGACGTGGAGGCCCCGGGGCCCTGGCCGGTCCCGAGGCGGCCCTTCGTGGTGGAGTGGGTGGTCCCCGGCGAGGCCGGGGCCTGTCCCGCCTTCACCTCCGAGGGCCTCTGCGGGGTCCATCCCGTCCGTCCCGCCGCCTGCCGCCGCTTTCCCCGGACCCGCTTCGGCCTCTTCCACCCGAGGTGTCCCCTGGGAGCCGCCGTGCGGGGCGAGGCCGTCGCCGAGCCGCGCTTCCTCCACCGGCAGGCGGCCCTCGACGCCCATCTGCTGAATCTCTCGGCCCGGGAAGGGGCCGGGGCCATGGCGGCCTTCCTGGGCGAGGCGGCCCCGGACCGGATGCCGCTCCTCTACAACGGGTACTGGCTGGCCGCTGTGCTCCTGGCCGGCGTGGACCTCCAGGCCGCCCTGGCGGGCCAGGAGGCGGTGCTCGAGGCCTACCGGGAGGCCGGTTTCGCGGAGCTCACCTTCCTCGTGCCCGACACCGACTTCGAGGCGGGCGGGCCGGTGGACGGCTGCCTCGCCAACCTCCGGTGGCTGCGCCTCCGGGTGGAGGAGGGGCTGGCGGCGGCCCTCCGGGAGCGGCTCCGCGCCATCGGCGCGGCCCCGGGGGGCGCGGCGGAGGCGGCGACATGA
- a CDS encoding MFS transporter, with protein sequence MVSSAGPDPGAGRRRALRFILCLGLVSLFGDMAYEGARGVTGPYLALLGAGGAAVGLVAGLGEFAGHVLRLASGVAADRTRAYWPLTFLGYGLMLAVPALALVTSWPAAAACLVLERAGKALRSPARDAILAGAAREVGRGTGFGLHEALDQVGAVAGPLLLAGVFALGLGYRAGFAVLVVPVGLALLALWRARAAAPPEPPRAGAGRPGAAVPTRLGRRFRAYVLFTFFAVLGLANFPLVAYHLGVTGAVSRTTIPLLYALAMGVDALAALAAGRLYDRLGLAVIGGVPVLTAGATALAFAPGPGAAVTGVVLWGAVMGLHEAVMRAAVADLAPRWRRGTAYGIFHAVYGAAWLAGGWTMGALHDAAPGALAAFAAGAELLALAAFAAGLRPGQGDG encoded by the coding sequence ATGGTGTCCTCCGCCGGGCCGGATCCCGGGGCCGGGCGCCGCCGGGCCCTGCGCTTCATCCTCTGCCTGGGCCTCGTCAGCCTCTTCGGCGACATGGCCTACGAGGGGGCCCGGGGGGTCACCGGGCCGTACCTGGCGCTCCTCGGGGCCGGGGGGGCGGCGGTGGGCCTCGTGGCGGGGCTCGGCGAGTTCGCCGGGCACGTCCTCCGGCTCGCCTCCGGGGTGGCCGCCGACCGGACCCGCGCCTACTGGCCCCTCACCTTCCTGGGCTACGGGCTCATGCTCGCCGTCCCGGCCCTGGCCCTGGTGACCTCGTGGCCGGCGGCGGCCGCCTGCCTCGTGCTGGAGCGGGCGGGGAAGGCCCTCCGATCCCCGGCCCGCGACGCCATCCTCGCCGGAGCCGCCCGGGAGGTGGGGCGGGGCACCGGCTTCGGCCTCCACGAGGCCCTGGACCAGGTGGGCGCCGTGGCCGGCCCGCTGCTCCTGGCCGGGGTCTTCGCCCTGGGGCTCGGCTACCGGGCCGGCTTCGCGGTGCTCGTCGTCCCCGTGGGGCTCGCCCTCCTCGCGCTCTGGCGCGCCCGGGCGGCGGCGCCGCCGGAGCCGCCCCGGGCCGGGGCCGGCCGGCCGGGGGCGGCGGTCCCCACGCGGCTCGGCCGCCGGTTCCGGGCCTACGTCCTCTTCACCTTCTTCGCCGTCCTGGGGCTCGCCAACTTCCCCCTCGTCGCCTACCACCTCGGGGTCACCGGGGCCGTCTCCCGCACCACGATCCCCCTCCTCTACGCCCTCGCCATGGGGGTGGACGCCCTGGCCGCCCTGGCGGCCGGGCGCCTCTACGACCGCCTCGGCCTCGCCGTGATCGGCGGGGTGCCGGTCCTCACGGCGGGTGCCACGGCGCTCGCCTTCGCGCCGGGGCCGGGGGCGGCGGTGACGGGCGTCGTCCTCTGGGGCGCCGTCATGGGCCTCCACGAGGCCGTCATGCGGGCCGCGGTGGCGGACCTCGCCCCCCGGTGGCGGCGGGGCACCGCCTACGGGATCTTCCACGCGGTCTACGGGGCGGCATGGCTCGCGGGGGGCTGGACCATGGGGGCGCTCCACGACGCGGCCCCCGGGGCGCTTGCCGCCTTCGCCGCCGGGGCGGAGCTCTTGGCGCTTGCCGCCTTCGCCGCCGGGCTTCGGCCGGGGCAAGGGGACGGGTGA
- the pgeF gene encoding peptidoglycan editing factor PgeF, whose product MEPRRIQDGTGGPVALPPLEDWEAAGARLRHFTRWGGVSRPPFEGLNLGAGVGDDPAAVAENRRRVAAAVGARRLVSARQVHGVELAVVGDDTAAEVDGVDGLLTDAAGVALMIRHADCQALVLFDPVRRAVANVHCGWRGSAAGLPGRAVAAMNAAFGSRPGDLLAAVGPALGPCCAEFRDWERLLPPGLHRFRVGARHVDFRAATRWQLEAAGVRPERITVCETCTACSRDFFSYRREGRTGRAATVVMLAGAVHGR is encoded by the coding sequence ATGGAACCGCGCCGCATCCAGGACGGGACCGGGGGGCCGGTGGCGCTTCCGCCCCTCGAGGACTGGGAGGCGGCCGGCGCCCGCCTCCGGCACTTCACCCGGTGGGGCGGGGTGAGCCGGCCGCCCTTCGAGGGCCTCAACCTCGGCGCCGGCGTGGGGGACGACCCGGCCGCCGTGGCCGAGAACCGCCGCCGGGTGGCGGCGGCCGTGGGCGCCCGGCGCCTGGTCTCCGCCCGGCAGGTCCACGGCGTGGAGCTGGCCGTGGTGGGGGACGATACGGCGGCAGAGGTGGACGGCGTGGACGGGCTCCTCACCGACGCCGCCGGGGTGGCCCTCATGATCCGGCACGCGGACTGCCAGGCCCTGGTCCTCTTCGACCCGGTGCGGCGGGCCGTGGCCAACGTCCACTGCGGCTGGCGGGGGAGCGCCGCTGGGCTCCCCGGCCGGGCGGTGGCCGCCATGAACGCGGCCTTCGGCAGCCGGCCGGGGGATCTCCTCGCCGCCGTGGGTCCCGCCCTGGGGCCCTGCTGCGCGGAGTTCCGGGACTGGGAACGGCTCCTGCCCCCCGGGCTGCACCGGTTCCGGGTGGGGGCGCGGCACGTGGACTTCCGGGCCGCCACCCGGTGGCAGCTCGAGGCGGCGGGCGTCCGCCCCGAGCGGATCACCGTCTGCGAGACCTGCACGGCCTGCTCGCGGGACTTCTTCTCCTACCGCCGGGAGGGGCGGACGGGCCGGGCCGCCACGGTGGTGATGCTGGCGGGGGCGGTCCATGGGCGCTGA
- a CDS encoding 4Fe-4S dicluster domain-containing protein, which produces MSQYAMVIDLDRCVGCHACAIACRAEWKVPTEEGYRRNWVKRIGPEKTPYGISYTFFPGLCNHCDHPVCVDVCPVDPEERTFTDFRTGKKTRMEIKATYKDPFTGAVLIAKERCIGCGACVEACPYHARYLDETLDEPKADKCTFCYERLAHGEEPACVKTCIADARIFGDLSDRNSRVYKLVHKEGAKRLESDVVKIGPNVYWKGKKKDLHALFKNYAPRERTWEEVDNMSRRGFLAGLARKTSLKG; this is translated from the coding sequence ATGAGCCAATATGCCATGGTGATAGATCTGGACCGGTGCGTGGGCTGCCACGCCTGCGCCATCGCGTGCCGGGCGGAGTGGAAGGTCCCCACCGAGGAGGGCTACCGCCGGAACTGGGTGAAGCGGATCGGGCCGGAAAAGACCCCCTACGGGATCTCCTATACCTTCTTCCCCGGCCTCTGCAACCACTGCGACCACCCCGTGTGCGTGGACGTCTGCCCGGTGGACCCCGAGGAGCGGACCTTCACGGACTTCCGCACCGGGAAGAAGACCCGGATGGAGATCAAGGCGACGTACAAGGATCCCTTCACGGGGGCGGTGCTCATCGCCAAGGAGCGGTGCATCGGCTGCGGCGCCTGCGTGGAGGCCTGTCCCTACCACGCCCGCTACCTCGACGAGACCCTCGACGAGCCCAAGGCCGACAAGTGCACCTTCTGCTACGAGCGGCTCGCCCACGGCGAGGAGCCGGCCTGCGTCAAGACCTGCATCGCCGACGCCCGGATCTTCGGGGACCTCTCCGATCGCAACTCCCGCGTCTACAAGCTGGTCCACAAGGAGGGCGCCAAGCGCCTCGAGTCCGACGTGGTGAAGATCGGGCCCAACGTCTACTGGAAGGGCAAGAAGAAGGACCTTCATGCCCTCTTCAAGAACTACGCGCCGCGCGAGCGGACCTGGGAAGAGGTGGACAACATGAGCCGCCGCGGCTTCCTGGCGGGGCTCGCCCGGAAGACGTCCCTCAAGGGCTGA